In the Malania oleifera isolate guangnan ecotype guangnan chromosome 1, ASM2987363v1, whole genome shotgun sequence genome, one interval contains:
- the LOC131156533 gene encoding external alternative NAD(P)H-ubiquinone oxidoreductase B3, mitochondrial-like, with amino-acid sequence MRSFSFYERFSRAYNDYPSLSKLVVAFTVSGGGFVAYSESKPHHDTSIIGPSEADSKRKRVVVLGTGWAGTSFLKNLKNSSYDVQVISPRNYFAFTPLLPSVTCGTVEARSIVEPIRNIVRKKNVEICFWEAECIKIDADNKKVYCQYGQDTSLKGKEEFVVEYDYLVIAMGARANTFNTPGVVEHCHFLKEVEDAQRIRRSVIDCFERASLPNLSDEERKKILHFVVVGGGPTGVEFSAELHDFVNEDLVKFYPAVKGLVKITILEAGDHILNMFDKRITAFAEDKFGREGIDVKTGSMVVNVSAEHISTKERGNGGISSIPYGMVVWSTGIGPRPVVTDFMKQIGQMNRRALATDEWLRVEGCDNIYALGDCATINQRKVMEDILAIFRKADMDNSGTLTVKEVEEVFKDICERYPQVEIYLKHRQMKSIVDLLKDSKEDAAKESIELDIEELKSVLSQVDTQMKNLPATAQVAAQQGVYLADCFNRMEECEENPEGPLRFRGSGRHRFRPFRYKHLGQFAPLGGEQTAAQLPGDWVSIGRSSQWLWYSVYASKQVSWRTRFLVVTDWTRRFVFGRDSSRI; translated from the exons ATGCGGAGTTTTTCCTTCTACGAGAGATTTTCTCGTGCTTATAATGACTATCCTTCTCTCTCCAAGCTCGTGGTTGCCTTCACTGTGAG TGGTGGGGGTTTTGTAGCTTATTCAGAGTCAAAACCACATCATGACACATCTATCATTGGTCCATCTGAGGCTGATAGCAAGCGAAAAAGAGTGGTGGTACTTGGTACCGGTTGGGCTGGAACTAGTTTCTTGAAAAATCTCAAGAATTCTTCTTATGATGTCCAAGTGATATCACCTCGCAATTACTTCGCCTTCACTCCTTTGCTACCCAGTGTTACATGTGGCACGGTTGAAGCTCGCAGTATTGTTGAACCAATTCGCAACATAGTTAGAAAG AAAAACGTAGAAATTTGTTTCTGGGAAGCTGAGTGCATCAAGATCGATGCAGACAATAAGAAAGTTTATTGTCAATACGGTCAAGATACCAGTTTAAAGGGCAAAGAAGAATTTGTTGTAGAGTATGACTACCTTGTGATAGCCATGGGTGCCCGTGCTAATACATTTAATACTCCTGGAGTAGTAGAGcattgccatttcttgaag GAAGTAGAAGATGCTCAACGGATTCGCAGGAGTGTTATTGACTGCTTCGAAAGGGCCAGTCTACCTAACCTGAGTGATGAAGAGAGGAAGAAAATTCTTcattttgttgttgttggtgGTGGCCCGACAGGTGTGGAATTTTCTGCTGAGCTTCATGACTTTGTGAATGAAGATTTAGTCAAATTTTATCCTGCTGTCAAGggtttagtgaaaataacaaTTCTCGAGGCAGGAGATCATATTTTGAATAT GTTTGACAAAAGAATTACAGCTTTTGCTGAAGATAAATTTGGTAGGGAAGGTATTGATGTTAAAACAGGGTCAATGGTTGTCAATGTATCTGCTGAGCATATTTCTACCAAAGAAAGAGGAAATGGAGGAATTTCTTCCATACCCTATGGAATGGTTGTCTGGTCAACTGGCATAGGACCTCGCCCAGTCGTTACTGATTTCATGAAACAAATTGGGCAG ATGAATAGGCGGGCTTTAGCAACTGATGAATGGCTGCGCGTTGAAGGATGTGATAACATATATGCCCTTGGGGATTGTGCCACAATAAATCAGCGCAAAGTCATG GAGGATATTTTGGCAATATTTAGGAAGGCAGACATGGACAATTCTGGGACACTAACGGTTAAGGAGGTTGAGGAAGTGTTCAAAGACATATGTGAAAGATACCCTCAGGTAGAGATTTATTTGAAGCATAGGCAGATGAAAAGCATTGTTGATCTGCTGAAGGATTCCAAAGAGGACGCTGCAAAAGAATCCATTGAATTGGATATTGAAGAGCTTAAATCAGTTCTTTCACAAGTGGACACCCAGATGAAAAATCTTCCAGCAACAGCCCAG GTTGCAGCTCAGCAAGGCGTTTACCTTGCTGATTGTTTTAACCGCATGGAAGAATGTGAAGAAAACCCGGAAGGTCCTCTCAGGTTCAGGGGATCTGGTCGCCATCGATTTCGTCCCTTTAG GTACAAACATTTGGGGCAATTTGCTCCATTAGGAGGAGAGCAGACGGCTGCACAGCTGCCTGGGGATTGGGTTTCTATTGGACGGAGCTCACAGTGGCTTTGGTATTCTGTGTATGCAAG CAAGCAAGTCAGCTGGCGTACAAGATTTTTGGTGGTAACGGACTGGACGAGGCGTTTTGTATTCGGAAGGGACTCAAGTCGCATTTAA